In Sesamum indicum cultivar Zhongzhi No. 13 linkage group LG8, S_indicum_v1.0, whole genome shotgun sequence, the sequence AGGGACGAACCATGTTCCAGAGAAGAGTTTACTTGGTAAATTCTTGTCAGAAAATGATACTAAAAGTCATGATATAATGAGGAATGATATGCTTGTTCCCAATAGGCAAGGAGCTGCAATTCCACCATCCAGCAGTAACAAAGCTCGGTTAAAGCATGTGAAGTCTGTTCAGATTCATGGTTCGATCAAAGGAAATGGATTTCTAGCTGATATTTATGGTGGCGGAAAACCACCAGACCTAGATATACCGAGAGGATCTCAAAAGAAAGGTAAACCAAAGGGTGATCTTTCTGACAGTAAAAATGAATGGAGAAATAGAGTGGAGATGCTCGAAGAAGAATTGAGGGAAGCAGCAGCAATTGAGGTGGGCTTATATTCCATAGTTGCTGAGCATTCAAGCTCTGGAAATAAGGTCCATACTCCAGCTCGACGACTCTCcagattttataataatgCTTGCAGAACAGGGTCTCAAGCAAAACGTGCTTGTGCAGCAAGAGCTGCCTTATCTGGCTTAGTTCTGGTTTCTAAAGCATGTGGAAATGATGTTACAAGGTAGGTTGTGAGTGGAAAATCGTACTTACGGCAATTGTCTGaatctatactttttaatctTGTACATTTGTTGTAAAGCCATGTTACGTGATGACACAACATATAATTGAATCATCTATTTGAAAACACTACACATGAAGGTGAAAATCTACATAGATTCTGATGAAAGACTTTCACGCACTAAAAGCAACTCCCGCGTCTGGAGGTTTGTCtgtctgtttttctttctaaaaaaggTTGTGGTCATATTTCCTTTTCCTCACTTGCATGAAAAGTCACTTCCAGAATAATTTGAATCTGAGAATCTAGATGAGCATTGTCATGTTTGAGGTTTATGCTTGTGGATAGaatttattgtctttttttgTGTAATCCTTACCAGGTAAACTGGTTTGCTTCTCTGTCATGCTATTCATGTCACCAAATTCAACGTTATTGTTTCCACAGGCTGACTTTCTGGTTATCTAATTCAATAATGTTGAGGGCCATTGTCAGCCAGACTGCTGCAGAATTGCCACATTCTAGTGCACCGACAATAAAAAGTAATGGAGCTGGACCTGAATTGACCTCAAAACATCCAAATAGACGGGTTGATTCCTCTCTTGTAGAGGGACAGAAATCTAGCTCAATTGGAGAGTCTGATGACTGGGAGGATGTCTTGACGTTCATTATCGCAGTTGAAAAAGTTGAAGCTTGGCTTTTTTCTCGAATTGTTGAGTCTGTATGGTGGCAGGTTTTTCTCAGTTTCCCGTTTACCCAACTCGACTATTTCTTGCCTCGTTGAACAGTCCTGAGATCAATTATAGCCAACTTATTTGTTTGTTGTAGACTTTTACTCCACATATGCAACCTACAATCACCGAACGCAGTTACAGAAGCAAAGGCTCAGGTAAGAAGAAAACCAGTGGGAAAAGAAATACTTTGGGTAATCATGAGCAGGTAAATTACTCCATAGAGTTATGGAAGAAAGCATTCAAAGATGCATGTGAAAGGCTTTGTCCAATTCGCGCAGGAGGACGTGAGTGCGGCTGCTTGTCTGCGCTCGTTATTCGTGTATGTCTCGATTTCATAGACATGCTAACATGaatttacaacaaaagatCTTTTACTTGGATTCTGATATATGTGACTCGCTGAAACTCAGCAACAAACCAATATCTATGACTTTGAGAATGAAAAAGCTCAAAGAAGACTTCCTTTGCTTTGTTTTCAGGTAATGGAGCAGTTAGTTAATAGGCTCGACGTTGCCATGTTCAATGCTATTCTACGTGAATCTGCTAAAGACATGCCAACTGATCCTGTTTCTGATCCCATTTGTGATTCTAATGTCCTTCCAGTTCCAGCTGGTAAATCAAGCTTCGGTGCTGGTGCGCAATTGAAAAATGTCGTAAGTGCACGAGAAATGTTACATGATATTATTTCGTATACCTCCCTTCCCCGTAAATGCTTTTGTCATGTATTCTTTTATGATTTGTACATGCTTTTAAgcatttgatcaaaatttatccCCGTAAAAGCTTTCCTATTTCATGAGCACGAGTTTCTAGATTGTCTCTTCAGTATGAGTTTCTTCGTAATGGTGTGAAAAGAACTAAGAGGACATAGACAGGTCTAAAAGATTACAGATATTTCCTGCAGATAGTTCAATGTTCTGATTACGTTAATTGTCTTGTAGATCGGGAACTGGTCAAGATGGCTTACAGATCTCTTTGGCCTGGAAGACGATTCGACTGAGGATAATGTTCTTGGAAATAGCAAGAGATCAAAATCTTTCAAAGCTTTTCGTCTACTCCATGCACTCAGTGATCTCATGATGCTTCCCTTTGGAATGCTTGCTGATGCTTCCACCAGAAAAGAGGTAGACTGAGCATCAAACCACTTCTTTAACCATAAACGACAACCATATGTAtatgtcaataattttctgCTTCAGATTCAGTGtaacttcttttcctttttcaaagGTTTGCCCAACGTTTGGTCCAGCAATAATCAAAAGGGTTCTAAACAACTTTGTCCCTGACGAATTCTGTCCATACCCCATTCCAAGAAACATCATCAATGCACTAGATTCAGAGGTTGGTACTTCTGTACATAACCAAAATACCTGTTCATCCATCCAAAGTACTCTACTTCATAGCTGTTGCTATATGATACACCAATCCTACTAATATGCCTCTGTTTTCATGATTTAGGAGATTTCGGATTCTTTAGGAGACGTAATCACAACCTTTCCATGCAGAGCAAGTTTGACAAAATACTCACCTCCTCCTGCAGCTTTACTTACTTGTGTGGGAGAAGTCGGAAGGCAAGTGCTCAAAAGTAGCCGACTATCAACTCTCAAGAAGTCCTACACTAGTGATGACGAGCTAGACGAGCTCGACTCACCCTTGATTTCAATCATTCCTGATAGCTGCCAGAGTTCTTCTGCTCTGGCAAAACTCAGCTTGATGCCAAAGGAAAAAGGTGGTAGAAATGTTCTCCGGTATCAGCTGCTCCGGGAGATATGGAGAGGCGATGAGTAGTAGCTACACCctttgtgtgtatatatatatgtatatttgtttaGCTTATGATCTTCCTTCATGACATGAAAGCATTTCGAGGACTCCATTGTTGTTGAGTTTGTTTTTGGACGACTGCCTTCGTTGTTGTCAAACAATTTTAGACAGTACAAAATGTTACaggataaattttaagaacaATTACTTAGACCCCCTTTATGTTTAGctcgaaaaattacattagCAGTTGCTGCAATCATATTCATCACTATATTCAACTCTTCTTGTGATCTTGTACTAAATATGACTACAGGGagtgtaatataatttttgaaattcagAATTCGTTTTGTAACATATCAAACTTCAAGAGGGTGTCCATGtaatttagtataaattttataactattagTTGTGCTATTTTAGGGTGGATAAATTCagtatgaaaatattagaTCTTGAGAGTTTGTTTTTCACCATATATTGTTTAtgcaaaataaacattaaaatagttgtattctttttttcttttttattatgtgaaGAAAGACAGGAGAAATCCGACCAACGTCCCAACTTTTATGAATATGATCATAAAAATTCCgcacttaaaaatattttacgtGAGTAGCGAAAGTTTGCATCCCGATATTTTGTTCTAATCTTAGACAAAAAAAGATGACAgtcattctcatttttctgAGTCTCTCTACACACACAACGGGCAGGATCAATGACAGCCATTTGTTCTCCTAATTTAtcgaaattcaagaattgtaCCTGTATATAGGATTCAATACCTGCTGAAGTGTATTGAATCTTGTCTAAGTTCTCCAAAATATTTccacagaaaataaaataaaaagaagatgaGAGTTCTTCACTTCCTCTGCACGCTACCTGTAAAGGTCATGAAATCTGGAGTTTCCCTTTTGAATTTGGTATGCATTTGTCCCCTCAGATTCATTCTTTCATGACTTCAAACAATGATATAGACATGAATTCTTCTGCATGAATTTATCTTCATCCATGCTGTTTCAAGGAGAAAAAGTTGTGGATTTTGTGTCATTTTATCTGTTTTTCTTGTTGTGGAACGATATATAAAATCCAATCACTGAGCTTGTTGTTTCATGTTTTTCCTGTCAACATTGTGTTTGTGGTTCATTTTCGTGATCGGTTTAAGACTTGTTTACCACATGAAAAGATGTTGGCTCTGTTGATCACTGGCTTGAATTCCTCAGGAACCGACAACAGCTGCAGGGACAACGCCAAGACGCCGTCCTCTGCACACTTGTGGGGCTGCATTTCTAGCCATTGCCCACAAAGCAATCATAAGAGTGCAAGATCTCGATGGACCTTTAGGATCATCGGCCAGACGGGCTATTCTGTTTCTCAATTCAGTCTTCCCATTTGTGTACAGCATGCTGTATCATTGGCTGGCGCTGCTGTCCATCATGGATGATCATATCCTAAACGTTGAAAGCATGGTTGAGGTTGTTTTCCCACCATCTAAACGTTTGTTTGATAAGATTGACGGGCTTGTTTGCAGAGCAGAAGTCCTACCAGAACAGCTTGATGATTTCTTGAGAAAATTTCCCTTGATGGTGCATCAGTTCCCTTTTCTTGATTGGGTTCTTGTTCGCCTCATTTCATGGCTAAATTTTCTGCTGTCCATTCTAACTCATTGGGGATCAAAGAATACGAGGGTTAAGGAGATAACGGTAGACGTTCACTGCAATGGCACTCATGGCTGCAGATCAGAACCAGAGGTAAAAACAGCATATTCCCCTGTGAAATCTTCAGCCACTCAGCAATCTGATTCATTAGAAGCCAAAGCCAACGCCGCAAGAAATCACATAGAACCC encodes:
- the LOC105168392 gene encoding uncharacterized protein LOC105168392; this translates as MRVLHFLCTLPVKVMKSGVSLLNLEPTTAAGTTPRRRPLHTCGAAFLAIAHKAIIRVQDLDGPLGSSARRAILFLNSVFPFVYSMLYHWLALLSIMDDHILNVESMVEVVFPPSKRLFDKIDGLVCRAEVLPEQLDDFLRKFPLMVHQFPFLDWVLVRLISWLNFLLSILTHWGSKNTRVKEITVDVHCNGTHGCRSEPEVKTAYSPVKSSATQQSDSLEAKANAARNHIEPSNALPSSVQEKANAAGDHKEPSNIVVPEDIRKSIKRLHSLKNRPKSLEEPHCAADSPMYSTYKSANSSPVSDSPRDESSPYGQMAKSDWSYKEMLKKGKKEDGEGKDDNTLPESLDAFANDEKARIAENMK
- the LOC105168391 gene encoding uncharacterized protein LOC105168391, which gives rise to MVLGLKSKHKKGAVIKVDYIVHVQEIRPWPPSESLKSVQTVLLQWENGDQNSGSFLTVAGDSNIVFNESFMLPLTLYQKKASDKFRKNYLEFSLFEPRKDKAKGQLLGTALFNLADYALIEDVLSINAPLNLKKNGNNLVQPALVISLELVARDSSNSSPSVGLSLEASLEDDDDDLEITSYTDDDASSHSSRTAGSSNYEGTIASPSQSDKNGYGNAGIDHTKERNGNLDPSSAEASSDNWKKVNGYVALRKFSERSMTYVKKNSATPLIKSSPSSISFRDTNGKFNNIVANSMQGNVEDKSFERFASEVFSADHYRKNGTNANSPYYHASQEKEFQSEVLLINDAHVGWGNDEKRREQKDGERDEHIMEGTNHVPEKSLLGKFLSENDTKSHDIMRNDMLVPNRQGAAIPPSSSNKARLKHVKSVQIHGSIKGNGFLADIYGGGKPPDLDIPRGSQKKGKPKGDLSDSKNEWRNRVEMLEEELREAAAIEVGLYSIVAEHSSSGNKVHTPARRLSRFYNNACRTGSQAKRACAARAALSGLVLVSKACGNDVTRLTFWLSNSIMLRAIVSQTAAELPHSSAPTIKSNGAGPELTSKHPNRRVDSSLVEGQKSSSIGESDDWEDVLTFIIAVEKVEAWLFSRIVESVWWQTFTPHMQPTITERSYRSKGSGKKKTSGKRNTLGNHEQVNYSIELWKKAFKDACERLCPIRAGGRECGCLSALVIRVMEQLVNRLDVAMFNAILRESAKDMPTDPVSDPICDSNVLPVPAGKSSFGAGAQLKNVIGNWSRWLTDLFGLEDDSTEDNVLGNSKRSKSFKAFRLLHALSDLMMLPFGMLADASTRKEVCPTFGPAIIKRVLNNFVPDEFCPYPIPRNIINALDSEEISDSLGDVITTFPCRASLTKYSPPPAALLTCVGEVGRQVLKSSRLSTLKKSYTSDDELDELDSPLISIIPDSCQSSSALAKLSLMPKEKGGRNVLRYQLLREIWRGDE